A genomic region of Vitis vinifera cultivar Pinot Noir 40024 chromosome 7, ASM3070453v1 contains the following coding sequences:
- the LOC100255137 gene encoding putative disease resistance protein At3g14460, with amino-acid sequence MEVVGESVLSAAVEVLFGKLASSDLLKFARREEVIAELEGWKRELRMIKEVLDEAEEKQVTKLSVKEWVGDLRDLAYDMEDVLDEFATELLRRRLIADRADQVATTSKVRSLIPTCFTGSNPVGEVKFNIEMGSKIKAITGRLDDISNRKAKLGFNMVPGVEKSGERFASGAAPTWQRSPTTSLINEPVHGRDEDKKVIIDMLLNDEAGESNFGVIPIVGIGGMGKTTLAQFIYRDDEIVKQFEPRVWVCVSDESDVEKLTKIILNAVSPDEIRDGDDFNQVQLKLSKSLAGKRFLLVLDDVWNIKSYEQWNQLRAPFKSGKRGSKIVVTTRDTNVASLMRADDYHHFLRPLSHDDCWSVFVEHAFESKNVDEHPNLKSIGEKIVQKCSGLPLAAKMVGGLLRSKSQVEEWKRVLDSNIWNTSKCPIVPILRLSYQHLSPHLKRCFAYCALFPKDYEFEEKQLILLWMAEGLIHQAEGDNRQIEDSGADYFNELLSRCFFQPSNNRELRFVMHDLINDLAQDVAAKICFTFENLDKISKSTRHLSFMRSKCDVFKKFEVCEQREQLRTFFALPINIDNEEQSYLSAKVFHYLLPKLRHLRVLSLSCYEINELPDSIGDLKHLRYLNLSHTALKRLPETISSLYNLQSLILCNCRKLMKLPVDIVNLINLRHLDISGSTLLEEMPPQISKLINLQTLSKFILSEGNGSQIIELKNLLNLQGELAILGLDNIVDARDVRYVNLKERPSIQVIKMEWSKDFGNSRNKSDEEEVLKLLEPHESLKKLTIAFYGGTIFPRWIGDPSFSKMVILRLAGCKKCSVLPPLGRLCLLKDLFIEGMNEIKSIGKEFYGEIVNPFRCLQCLAFEDMPEWSDWLIPKLGGETKALFPCLRWLQIKKCPKLSNLPDCLACLVTLNVIECQELTISIPRFPFLTHLKVNRCNEGMLKSRVVDMPSLTQLYIEEIPKPSCLWEGLAQPLTTLQDQGIIQCDELACLRGLESLSSLRDLWIISCDGVVSLEQQGLPRNLQYLQVKGCSNLEKLPNALHTLTSLTDLVILNCPKLVSFPETGLPPMLRNLLVKNCEGLEILPDGMMINSRALEFFKITYCSSLIGFPRGELPTTLKTLIIHYCGKLESLPDGIMHHTCCLERLQVWGCSSLKSIPRGDFPSTLEGLSIWGCNQLESIPGKMLQNLTSLRNLFLCNCPDVMSSSLEVFSTSNLKTLTIANGKNNVRRPLFARSLHTLTSLEIHGPFPDVISFTDDWSQLLPTSLNILCIVDFNNLKSIASIGLQTLISLKVLQFTDCPKLRSFVPKKGLPSTLERLVIKGCPILKKRCLKDKGKDWSKIAHIPYVEIDDIVQQ; translated from the coding sequence ATGGAGGTCGTTGGAGAATCTGTTCTTTCTGCTGCCGTTGAAGTTCTGTTCGGTAAGCTGGCTTCCTCTGACTTGCTCAAGTTTGCACGCCGGGAGGAGGTCATTGCTGAACTGGAAGGGTGGAAGAGGGAACTGCGGATGATTAAGGAAGTCCTGGACGAAGCCGAGGAGAAGCAGGTAACAAAGTTGTCCGTGAAAGAGTGGGTAGGCGATCTCCGAGACTTGGCCTACGACATGGAGGATGTGCTGGATGAGTTCGCCACCGAGCTGTTGCGACGCAGGTTGATTGCAGATCGTGCTGATCAGGTGGCCACCACAAGTAAGGTACGGAGCCTCATCCCCACTTGCTTTACTGGTTCCAATCCTGTTGGTGAAGTTAAGTTTAATATCGAAATGGGCTCCAAGATCAAGGCAATCACTGGGCGGTTAGACGATATTTCAAACCGGAAAGCTAAGCTAGGTTTTAATATGGTCCCGGGTGTTGAAAAAAGTGGGGAAAGGTTTGCATCTGGAGCAGCTCCTACTTGGCAACGATCCCCCACTACATCTTTGATTAATGAACCTGTTCACGGGAGGGATGaagataaaaaagttattattgACATGCTGTTGAATGATGAAGCAGGTGAAAGCAACTTTGGGGTCATTCCCATTGTAGGCATAGGTGGGATGGGGAAAACTACACTGGCCCAGTTCATATACAGGGACGATGAGATAGTGAAGCAGTTTGAGCCAAGGGTGTGGGTGTGTGTTTCAGATGAGAGTGACGTAGAGAAGTTGACGAAGATAATACTGAATGCAGTGTCTCCAGATGAAATACGTGATGGGGATGACTTTAATCAAGTGCAACTCAAGTTAAGCAAGAGTCTGGCTGGAAAAAGGTTTTTGCTAGTTTTAGATGATGTGTGGAACATTAAAAGCTACGAGCAATGGAATCAGCTGCGTGCCCCATTCAAGTCTGGGAAAAGAGGAAGTAAAATCGTTGTAACAACACGAGATACAAATGTTGCATCACTAATGAGAGCAGACGATTATCACCATTTTCTCAGGCCTTTATCTCATGATGATTGTTGGTCGGTGTTTGTGGAGCATGCCTTTGAAAGTAAAAATGTTGATGAACATCCGAATCTGAAATCCATTGGTGAAAAGATAGTACAAAAATGCAGTGGCTTACCCTTAGCAGCAAAGATGGTTGGTGGACTTTTACGCTCCAAATCACAAGTTGAAGAGTGGAAACGTGTATTGGATAGCAACATTTGGAATACCAGTAAATGCCCTATTGTCCCCATATTGAGATTAAGCTATCAACATCTGTCTCCACATTTAAAGAGATGTTTTGCTTATTGTGCATTGTTTCCTAAGGATTATGAATTTGAGGAGAAGCAGTTAATTTTACTGTGGATGGCCGAAGGTTTAATTCATCAAGCAGAAGGAGATAATCGACAAATAGAAGATTCAGGTGCTgattattttaatgaattgttatCCAGATGTTTCTTCCAACCATCAAATAATCGTGAATTGCGATTTGTGATGCATGACTTGATCAATGATCTAGCTCAAGATGTTGCCGCAAAAATATGCTTCACTTTTGAGAATCTAGATAAAATTTCTAAAAGCACTCGTCATTTGTCGTTCATGCGTAGCAAGTGCGACgtgtttaaaaaatttgaagtttgtGAGCAAAGGGAGCAATTACGAACATTTTTTGCTCTACCAATCAACATAGATAATGAGGAGCAATCCTACTTGAGTGCTAAGGTGTTTCATTACTTGTTGCCAAAGTTGAGACACTTAAGGGTGCTCTCTTTGAGTTGTTATGAGATCAATGAGTTACCGGATTCAATTGGTGATTTGAAACATTTACGATACCTTAATTTATCTCACACTGCACTCAAAAGGTTGCCTGAAACAATAAGTAGTCTTTATAATTTACAATCATTGATATTATGCAATTGTAGAAAACTCATGAAATTACCTGTGGACATTGTGAATTTAATCAATCTTCGACACCTTGATATTAGTGGTTCAACTCTATTGGAAGAGATGCCTCCCCAAATTAGCAAGTTGATAAATTTGCAAACGTTGTCTAAGTTTATTCTGAGCGAAGGTAATGGGTCACAAATAATAGAATTGAAGAATTTATTGAATCTTCAAGGGGAGCTTGCCATTTTAGGGTTGGACAATATTGTTGATGCAAGAGATGTGAGATATGTTAATTTAAAGGAGAGACCCAGTATTCAAGTGATAAAGATGGAGTGGAGCAAGGATTTTGGTAATTCAAGGAATAAAAGTGATGAAGAAGAGGTTCTTAAGCTGTTGGAACCTCATGAAAGTTTGAAAAAACTCACTATTGCATTTTATGGCGGAACAATATTCCCACGGTGGATAGGAGATCCGTCATTCTCAAAAATGGTTATTTTGAGACTTGCAGGTTGTAAAAAATGCAGTGTGTTGCCACCACTTGGAAGACTGTGTTTACTCAAAGACTTGTTTATTGAAGgcatgaatgaaattaaaagcaTAGGTAAAGAGTTTTATGGGGAGATTGTGAATCCTTTTCGGTGTTTGCAGTGCCTGGCATTTGAGGATATGCCAGAGTGGTCAGACTGGTTAATTCCCAAATTGGGTGGGGAAACTAAAGCATTGTTTCCTTGCCTCCGTTggcttcaaataaaaaaatgtccaAAACTCAGCAACTTGCCTGATTGCTTAGCTTGCCTTGTGACACTTAATGTTATAGAATGCCAAGAATTGACAATTTCAATTCCACGATTTCCATTTCTTACTCACTTGAAAGTAAATAGATGCAACGAGGGAATGTTAAAAAGTAGGGTTGTTGATATGCCCTCACTCACCCAATTATACATTGAGGAAATTCCAAAGCCGAGTTGTTTATGGGAAGGGCTTGCACAACCCTTAACAACCCTTCAAGATCAGGGAATAATTCAATGTGATGAGTTGGCATGTTTGAGGGGATTGGAAAGCCTTAGCAGTTTGCGAGATTTATGGATCATTAGTTGTGATGGGGTAGTTTCCTTGGAACAGCAGGGGCTGCCTCGTAATCTTCAATACTTACAAGTGAAAGGATGTTCCAACTTAGAGAAGCTGCCAAATGCATTGCACACCCTCACATCTCTTACAGATTTGGTAATTCTGAATTGCCCTAAACTGGTGTCATTCCCAGAGACAGGTTTGCCGCCCATGCTAAGAAATCTTTTGGTGAAAAATTGTGAGGGTCTGGAGATACTACCAGATGGAATGATGATCAATAGTCGTGCCCTTGAGTTCTTTAAAATCACATATTGCTCATCTCTTATTGGCTTCCCAAGAGGTGAGCTACCCACCACCCTGAAGACGTTGATAATTCACTATTGTGGGAAACTAGAGTCTCTACCTGATGGAATTATGCACCACACTTGTTGTCTTGAACGCCTGCAAGTATGGGGATGTTCCTCTCTCAAGTCTATTCCAAGGGGCGACTTTCCCTCCACGCTCGAGGGACTTTCCATTTGGGGTTGCAATCAACTAGAGTCAATTCCAGGGAAGATGTTGCAAAATCTCACCTCTCTTCGTAACCTGTTTCTATGTAACTGTCCAGACGTGATGTCCTCCTCTTTGGAAGTGTTTTCTACTTCGAACCTCAAAACATTGACCATTGCAAATGGCAAAAACAATGTGAGGAGGCCTCTATTTGCCCGGAGCCTCCACACACTCACGTCTCTTGAGATCCATGGCCCATTTCCAGATGTGATTTCTTTTACGGATGATTGGTCTCAGCTTCTTCCCACATCTCTCAACATTCTTTGCATAGTTGATTTCAACAACTTGAAGTCCATAGCCTCCATTGGTCTCCAAACCCTCATTTCTCTTAAAGTCCTTCAATTCACGGACTGCCCTAAGCTCCGGTCCTTTGTGCCAAAGAAAGGGCTGCCGTCAACACTTGAAAGACTAGTAATCAAAGGATGTCCTATTCTGAAAAAGAGGTGCCTCAAGGACAAAGGAAAAGATTGGTCTAAGATTGCCCACATCCCTTACGTGGAAATAGATGACATTGTACAACAATAA